The genomic stretch GAGCATCATGAGTCTTTAGTATGCGAGATCTGTTTCCACAGCAGCGCTTTGAGGTTGTTCAGGATCAGGGAGTGCTCCATGTCCATCTGTCCCGCTGAGCCCCTGAGGGCCATGCAGGCATACAGCTGCCTCTCTAGCTCCTCCCTCAGCTCCGACGGTGCCCCCCTCAGGAGGTAGTCCCTCAGCGCCCCGCAGGCCTTAGCCAGGTTGGGCTGGGTcacctcctccctgcatcgtctcTGAGCGACATCGCATGACGTACGGCAGTCCGCCCCCAACACGCAGTCGTCGTCCTTCTCGCAGTGCAGCGCGCGCATGGTTCGCCTGAACGCGTCCTCAGAGATGATGGCCCTCGGGTCGGTGAGGCGGAAGTCGTGGCGGTCCGTGTAGCCGAAGTGGTCGGTGCTCAGGTCGCACATGAGGAAGCTGCCATAGTTGCCGTGGAAGATGTCCTCTACCAGCTCCAGGAGACCCATGGAGATCTTGGCCTTGCGGGGCCACGAGGGGGTGAACCACTGGTCCATGCTGCGTCGGGCCCCACTGGGGACCCAGGCCTCCAGGGGCCAGGGGAGGCTGACACCGTAAAGGGGGCCATAGGGTACCCTCTCGGTCATGTACAGGTCTCCACAGAAGCCCATCAGACGGGGGGTGTGGCCCCGTTCCTGGAGGAGCAGCCCCAGCAGCACCTCATCCAACTGGAGAAGAGCCCAGGCTGAACGGGCCTCTGGGAGCGAGACGTGGCCGTCCTTGTTGCCGTCAGCGACGCTGAGGATTTGGGTCACCAGGCTGGCCAGACTAGCCTGCTCGCCCAGCTTTGACTGGAGATGGGGGAGGAagtggagaggaaggagaagaagagcAGTTTAGCTAGTATCCTCTATAAACTATGCAGAGATTTCAGTAAAAATGTTGGTGAAATAAATAACCAAAGCAACAAATGCCTTCGATGAAGACAAAAATCCTTGTTAAAACTTATGCTGATTATTGTGACAGCATCTGCTGAAGTCAAAGCAGCAATAGTTCCAATACCTTGAGGTGATTGAAAACCATCTCGCGGAACTTCTCCACAGACGTTCCCCGGGTGGGTTTGTCGAAGACCGCAGCCTCTCTCCTGGGCTTCGGCTCCTCTCCCAGCTCATAGTGCAGCACCTCCCCCACCTGGCAGCGGATCACCCCGTCCAGGTCACCCCAGCCACCTGTGTACACCTGAGGGCCCGAACAAGGGGGACAACCAGATAGTGGCATTACATTATTATACACCTACAGTCGATAAGAACAaccaatccaggctctgtcgtagccggccgcgaccgggagacccatggggcggcgcacaattggcccagcgtcgtccagggtaggggagggaatggccggcagggatgtagctcagttggtagagcatggcgtttgcaacgccagggttgtgggttcgattcccacggggggccagtatgaaaaaaaatagtgtatgcactaactgtaagtcgctctggataagaacgtctgctaaatgacgtaaaatgtactGGATTATTATTCTGGACTGACTGCATGGAAATACTGTAGTGAACTTCTACTAAAGACACCACGCCCTTCAATAATACCATTGTACACATACTGGAAGTTGCTGAAGTGCCTTGAGTCAACATTAGGGCTGTAGGTCCGGGTCCTAGGAGGTTGTCCCTAGATGCACCGATCTAAGGTTGGTTTTACTGATCCTGGATCTGTACTTGGTACAGACCAAGACAacttgtacagtacagtaacccctGCAGCTCAGAGGTAGGGGCATGGTCTGTTACCTCACCTGGTTGTTGGGGCTGGTAGAGAGGCACCTGCCCAGGTAGAGGGTGTCTTTGTCACAAAGGCCGCTGCAGGCCGAGCCGTCAATGATGCCTCTCCTGTATTTGTCACACTGGGGGAGAAGTGGAGATGGGTTGGTGTTAGTCTATCTCTCCATTGCTTTACTCTACAATACACCAGATTTTACAAAGTGAGAACCATAGATGGCGGACCACTTGTGAAGATGGGTGAGATGCTATGGGTGATGCTCTATACCAgtgctactaccaccactaccatagTAGAACTGGGTTGTAACTAGCAGTTAGTGCTGCCGCCTCCCCACAGTGTTGTCATTCCAATCTGGCCCACTGCCTGTTCAACACACTCCTCGTCTTTACTGTACCCACTACTGACTGTCTTtcaataaatacataaaaatatgtaataaaaaaaaaagtggacCATGGATATGACAGATGTGTCCGTACTCACTATGGTGTTTTTGCACTCATGTCCTCTGCACAGCTCGGTGTAGTTGGAGTACTGGACGTAGATCACCCAGCCCCCGACAAACACTGTCAGCCAGGTGAGGAAAAGGTATTTCACCCGCACAAAGGAGATGCGAGCCTACAGGggtcaaacaaaacaaacagggtTAGTTGGTTACTTTATTCTACACCTTCCCTTTAAATGCATGAGCATGCACCAATGCACCAATGAGTAGTGCATTAAGTGCACAATGTTTAACCACCATGTTCAATCTACCACCGTGTTGTAAAATAGTGTGCTGAGTCCCTACCCTACATAGTAAACATCATTCCATCTAATATCTAAAGTTCAGTTGTCAGTAAGCATTCGATTTTCAATGTATCTGAAACAATGGATTTTTCATTAACGGCATGATCTGGATAAGGTGAggtattctgttatattctggACTTTTAAGGGTATACATTCACACGAATCTACAAAcaaatggagtgagagagagaataaaccCCTATTTTGCCATGACAGTAAAAAATGAGGCCATCCTGGTCAATGGCGGTATACTAATTAGCGCTTCCTAATCAACACTGTCATGTGACCAACAACAGACAACCAGCGGTACTGTAGTTTCCACGGTGACAGTGGGGTTACATAATCAAGCTATTGATCTCACAACCACAGTAGCCCAACAATGGCCCTTTAGACTAAACAACAGAGTTCTGGGGTTAAGTGTTGGTTTGGTCTTAATGTAATACAAGACTCTTGATATGGTTCTAAATCAATTGAGTTACGACCTAGGCTATAGGCTATGTCACAGGCCTCATATCACATGCAGTATGCAATCAGGAGGCTACGTTCCAATGTCCATACTAGCATACTACTTAGAATGCATGCCTAATCAGAGATTGACTGCCCCATTGCTCTGCCAATAAATTGCTTCATACTATGTGTGGATATTGAAACAGAATCAGAGTATGTCTGAAAGGTAAACTGTGACCAATAAGATACTTGTGAGGGAAAAGGGACGGGACAAATCACCTTTGAGTTTCTCTGACTTAGTATTTCTAATCAGGACTCTATGATCAGGCCTGGAGCTTAGAGCAGTGTTGTTTTGGGCTGAGAAGAAAAAGCTTGAACCATGAGGGAGTTATGGCTTaaaggggttagagagagaggggcctcCAGAGGTAGGACCAAGGACCAAGTCACTATTGTTTGAGTCACAAGCCAGGCCACATTCTACAGTGAGCAGTAAAGTCTTGTTCTAACAACAGGGGGTTTCTTCAGGAGGATGTAACGTTACAGAACGTT from Coregonus clupeaformis isolate EN_2021a chromosome 21, ASM2061545v1, whole genome shotgun sequence encodes the following:
- the LOC121535031 gene encoding divergent protein kinase domain 1A; amino-acid sequence: MARGLFPRAWIKKSFYFQARISFVRVKYLFLTWLTVFVGGWVIYVQYSNYTELCRGHECKNTICDKYRRGIIDGSACSGLCDKDTLYLGRCLSTSPNNQVYTGGWGDLDGVIRCQVGEVLHYELGEEPKPRREAAVFDKPTRGTSVEKFREMVFNHLKSKLGEQASLASLVTQILSVADGNKDGHVSLPEARSAWALLQLDEVLLGLLLQERGHTPRLMGFCGDLYMTERVPYGPLYGVSLPWPLEAWVPSGARRSMDQWFTPSWPRKAKISMGLLELVEDIFHGNYGSFLMCDLSTDHFGYTDRHDFRLTDPRAIISEDAFRRTMRALHCEKDDDCVLGADCRTSCDVAQRRCREEVTQPNLAKACGALRDYLLRGAPSELREELERQLYACMALRGSAGQMDMEHSLILNNLKALLWKQISHTKDS